In Lathyrus oleraceus cultivar Zhongwan6 chromosome 2, CAAS_Psat_ZW6_1.0, whole genome shotgun sequence, the DNA window CCTTCAGCCAAACTATCCAATTTCTTCGCAGTTCTCTTCATAGCCTTCTCATAACCATTAACATCTAACCAACCCAGAAATGGAATTGCATCAGACATCACAAACACACCAAACAAACACACCCAATCTCTCATAGCTTCCTTATACTTCCTACCTTCACCTTCACCACCTCCATAATATGGCTTCCCTCCCATCATTTTCAAAGCAATATTATGCGTCAAATCGCCAAACCACTCCTTCATATCAACCAACATCCCTCCTCTCGGACAACCCTTTACTGTCCATAACCTATAAAGCTCTCTCACTGCAGCATCTATCTCAGATACTCTCGTGTTCTTCAACAGTTCGAGTCGGTTATTCGAAAGAAGCTCTACTGTAGCTAACTTCCTCATCTCGCGCCAATAAGGACCATAAGGAGTGAAACCAAACATGGCATAGTTGTATCCCATTAACTTGGAGGCTGCAACAAAGGGTCTAGTGGAGAATGTTTTGTCATGAAGAGTGAAACATTCTTTCGCCATTTCACTGCTACTTAGTACAAGAACATTGTATGAACCAAGTTTGATTGTGAAAATTGGTCCATGTTTGTCAGCCATCATTCCAAGTGTTTTGTGTGTAAGTTTCTTAGCTCCAAAGAGGTGCAAATGACCTAAAATAGGCCATGCACCTTCAGCTTGAGGTGCAGTGCAGTTCTTTGTATGTGTTTTCTTTATGTGATAAATTAAGGCTCCAATTAACAGGGTGAGAATAGTTGAAATGAGAGTGTTGAAGATGAAATCATCCATGGCCATTGCGATTTGTTTCTTACAATAGAGGGTTTTATAATGAATAAGGAATTGAAATGTGTCAAAGTTGCACTGTAGGGTTAGTAAAATTTCAGAAATGTAGTTTTAAGAAATGAGTGGATGTAAAAACAGCTTTCTAAATTTAAACGTGTTGCACAATTACACCATAAAAACAAAACTCACCCTTTATTTCATAAAACATTgcattaatatatatattttttaatatgtTAATGGTATACATCACAATTAATTTGTTTGATAAAACTTCACAAAATGTtcatttttatatattttattaatatatcaaataattttatatatatatatatatatatatatatatatatatatatatatatatatatatatatatatatatatatatatatatatatatatatatatatatatatatatatatatatatatatatatatatatatatatatatatatatatatatatatatcaaataATTAATTTGTTTGATAAAACTTCATAAATGTtaaatttttatatatttttttaatatatcAAATAATTTTAAATATACATATTTATTAATATATCAAATAATTTTATATGTGTGTCTTATCTCTTAATAGTAATATTATTTTGTATCTATAATATCATGTTTTTAATCGAGTCTttttttttttatagtttttttatattattttaagTCTTTTTTAATCTTTAgttgattgatttttttttacatttaatatatattttttacaAACATAATATCTATGTCTTTTCCTTATATTTTTAAATTatctaaatttattttttatcatCTTTTTTATTATAAATGTGTTTGATTTATGAAAAAAGAGAGATACTATTTTCATACTCTTTATTTGATTCAAAAATTTATCATAGGACTTAATCGGGAATGGACATCTATATAAATTTCCGTCCTCATAAGTTATAGAGATTAATTGTCAGGATAAAAACTTTTACACCGTCGATccatcaccatcacccgtttgtattactttatagatttttaaaataaaagtcaaactttttttaatattcaacgtctataattaagtgattgtgtaaaacccttttacactgatagtgtatttcaattaatctaTAAATTATATAACAATTATTTATCTAAAacacaaattaaaaaaaattaaaatactTTTCTTTAATGTATTTTTACTCTCTCTTTGACACAAGCGCAGATATAAACACACACTAATTGTAATAAAAAAGTGTTTTAAAATGAAAAGTAATGTTACTTGTATCCTTGGATCGAAAACCCACAAATAAAAAATTCTTATTAAAAAAAGCAATACCATAAATGGATGATACATTCAATTCTATTCTTAATTACTTTTCATCTTTCTCAACATTTGTCAATATATACTAttgtataatttttttttctcttttatttattcTTTTCAAGTGTTAATTGAGTCCCTCACTGTAAGATTAAGAGAATATTAGTTAATATTTCTCTAATATCAATAAAATATGATAAAAAATATTA includes these proteins:
- the LOC127120329 gene encoding cytochrome P450 CYP82D47 — encoded protein: MAMDDFIFNTLISTILTLLIGALIYHIKKTHTKNCTAPQAEGAWPILGHLHLFGAKKLTHKTLGMMADKHGPIFTIKLGSYNVLVLSSSEMAKECFTLHDKTFSTRPFVAASKLMGYNYAMFGFTPYGPYWREMRKLATVELLSNNRLELLKNTRVSEIDAAVRELYRLWTVKGCPRGGMLVDMKEWFGDLTHNIALKMMGGKPYYGGGEGEGRKYKEAMRDWVCLFGVFVMSDAIPFLGWLDVNGYEKAMKRTAKKLDSLAEGWLEEHKRKRGLGDVGKEEHDFMDVMLNVLKDSEICGYDSDTVIKATCLNLILAGSDTTMVTLTWALSLLLNHQMELKKAQDELNTHIGKDRKVEESDIKDLLYLQAIVKETLRLYPPSPIITLHAAMNDCTFSCGYHIPAGTQLMVNAWKIHRDGRVWTDPHDFKPERFLTGHKDVDIRSQNHELVPFGSGRRACPGASLALRVVHLTLARLLHSFNVASPSNQAVDMTESPGLTNLKATPLEVVLTPHLDANLYED